One segment of Plasmodium vinckei vinckei genome assembly, chromosome: PVVCY_04 DNA contains the following:
- a CDS encoding spindle pole body protein, putative: MDLTKIKKKVEKENADRINIIDTKFRTCLCLFNNYSKCYINIKKKYFMDTCRYDKIYGFENIKINEERINQINKESCLEYPYPYKYENNRNVFLIINSKNVNSTNTCIYNSDIIYIIYNNKKYEHINIQKRSSKKTKYTKKKNERTSHIHNQILASQDKSSSEFSNNTNSIFSSSENNEEKEDDENEQNPLYNSTIFETRNMNFSETVEKKSKKKKIISSKSNKRNLIYSDIDSDNNYENVFTHINSNLYFLSVSNNHIENEQNLYIQNEKYINNNDIIFRKLKFTKSLFINLDTYNSWIIIKKSILLNEFINRSKKNDLVDINDVLYDITNSYRKIKNCHTRLYVNDGFLLINNKTKEILGVRKINNPTSKINYNSNGDTNYNTQKHGHTYNEEINNGEKNKIMDESETYKLVLIKKMNLNHLFCMSTDINIVFNFHDVCLKSYNKIDMANHYLLASHTLNIHNIRPEYNKENPTNLDLSNPDYTYFNNYITQKIVENYNSYNLYIKESLLIIDILYILNNSYGNLIYIKEYYKYDHQNYYSDIVTFFKNNKNTFNDSHTNNTQNSLESHKDINEYDEKKQKKIQKSKKKHSNTSIYSISSYSNSDEEDENYDPPSTSSYCSSNKYSYSKMDSTNKKKFQDLNNYLVYIIPKYKIVIYPSIYNSKDQNNSNIKMVKEILKLGIYLRRIQKFIEINKRSQSCNATFEIFSCCLNNITLHIINHINRIEQNIRNIYNFTKINMQGKEEIALSLFDENRMSFSANNEQQNLFFTINSLFNKNVKDFNLFFNINIEKADDISLYKIKLCILPLMQIAKLLNKIINKIAIKKKFNDTKYLIDLIYKLQEYLNKDDINKTVLTYILKNITIPLFDFIKNYIFHGKVKDTFREFFIHENKHITPFYKQNNKIYYINHNFYKYIFKKYIDLSTNYWGAKYVILNSKVPKFLKSIANQIFITGKYIDVLLACSTILNFNTPLFFDLNFSYNNCNDSSCSYIPGKLLLLNYEDKPNTYSYNKSKQNNQANTYTGSIIKYDQSQNKVTDEFSSIESYITYKKQRKTSATGFSINHSENRFKEEHNYYDNQNKFNNQFLMEQTNNNECFLLYDSEQKTYEELIHNQHLYASKKMFELYIKNIDIKEKIRHHFFFYFLQISDYLKYFYILSHDHLEKLYNHKKNNVLTKIKNFFDISLRSSVLDNLKYRKDYTIHVSDILNITDNINLIIDLKKFCKFNKSTRNHIGSGHTHRRSSNNMDDSSDNSNNKKNKHQSNNNYDNNFQSHTQINERSKSPINIQTNVNVEIYKGLILSYHNIFPYNLIFNNITIFKYTLIFRILNYCKYIEHKLTEVWINHMFIKNVDMTNECRNNLMLCIHTRESMIHFIKCYIYHVQDDVIKSEYMSMNDKLKETFIFDDIIYIHNNYLNNIFKYSFIINQNIINSILKIISIAHIFTRHILKFSFNKNDPASDITRSRPERVQNNSIDKDLSNQKNFNTNNKTDKNNYQKKFINELLRDKAYISMIHNTIKHYDKHFKNFFLLLTEYVNNNIDDYAHNFLIKLDYNFYYTNKYKQSFQTNSSNYHTQNNVEWTPNQSQDHHQSKNYLLQNQDPLSINTANNEYTGKINSPDYHYANNAHLHRQHKDTNISEHPEHARNYNNYTNNNNNNDNIDWPVIPDISPTSNHMPMHTSNDNMFPMMHHSGNNYNENHLKYEINRNNFANINRDNNNTYNQIPIQQNNYNKSKLIDNNILNENNYTTLYPQNNQQNIPITHDNYEHAINNLSPNNINYAKLKKYTPYNNSTNQQINNINVSNIDLNSIDNSMNNSRMFNL; encoded by the coding sequence ATGGAtcttacaaaaataaaaaaaaaagtagaaaaagaaaatgcagacagaataaatataattgataCTAAATTTCGAACATGCTTATGCTTATTCAATAACTATTCAAAATGCtacattaatattaaaaaaaaatattttatggaCACATGTagatatgataaaatatatggatttgaaaatataaaaataaatgaagaaagaataaatcaaataaataaagaaagcTGTCTCGAATATCCATACccttataaatatgaaaataatcgaaatgtttttttaattataaatagtaaaaatgtTAACTCTACTAATActtgtatatataacagtgatattatatacatcatttataataacaaaaaatatgaacatataaatatacaaaaaaggTCAAGTAAAAAAACCaaatacacaaaaaaaaaaaatgaacgTACTAGCCATATTCACAATCAAATTTTAGCTAGCCAAGACAAATCATCTAGCGAATTTTCAAATAACACAAATAGCATATTTTCAAGCtctgaaaataatgaagaaaaagaagatgatgaaaatgaacaaaacccattatataatagtactatttttgaaacacgaaatatgaatttttcTGAAACtgtggaaaaaaaatcaaaaaaaaaaaaaattataagctcaaaaagtaataaaagaaatttaATCTATTCAGATATCGATTcagataataattatgaaaatgtatttaCACACATaaattcaaatttatattttttaagtgtatcaaataatcatatagaaaatgaacaaaatctatatatacaaaatgaaaaatatataaataataatgatatcaTATTTAGAAAACTTAAATTTACTAAATCcctatttattaatttagatacatataattcatggatcattataaaaaaaagtatcttactaaatgaatttataaatcgttctaaaaaaaatgatttagtAGATATTAATGATGTACTATATGATATTACAAATtcatatagaaaaataaaaaattgtcaCACTAGATTATATGTTAATGATGGTTTtctattaattaataataaaacaaaagaaatattaggagtaaggaaaataaataatcctacctctaaaataaattataattcaaatggcgacacaaattataatacaCAAAAACATGGTCATACatataatgaagaaataaataatggtgaaaaaaataaaattatggaTGAATCAGAAACTTATAAATTagtattaattaaaaaaatgaatttaaatcatttattttgtatgtctacagatataaatatagtctttaattttcatgatgtttgtttaaaaagttataataaaattgatatGGCTAaccattatttattagcTAGCCACACActaaatattcataatatacgcccagaatataataaagaaaatccAACAAATCTAGACCTATCAAACCCTGATtacacatattttaataattatattacacaaaaaattgtagaaaattataatagttacaatctatatattaaagaatCATTACTTAttattgatatattatacattttaaataatagttatggaaatttaatatacataaaggAGTACTACAAATATGAccatcaaaattattattcagATATagtaacattttttaaaaataataaaaacacaTTCAACGATTCTCACACTAATAATACTCAAAATAGTTTAGAATCCCACAAAGACATCAACgaatatgatgaaaaaaaacaaaaaaaaatacaaaaatcaaaaaaaaaacatagtAATACATCAATTTATTCTATATCATCTTATAGTAACAGTGATGAGGAGGATGAAAATTATGACCCACCCTCTACCTCTTCCTATTGTTcaagtaataaatatagctATTCAAAAATGGATagtacaaataaaaaaaagtttcaAGACCTTAACAATTACttagtatatattatccctaaatataaaattgtcaTCTACCCAAGTATATACAATTCCAAAgatcaaaataatagtaatattaaaatggtAAAGGAAATACTAAAATTaggaatatatttaagaagaattcaaaaatttatagaaataaataaacgaAGCCAATCATGTAATGCTacatttgaaatattttcatgttgtctaaataatatcacattacatataattaatcatataaatagaattgaacaaaatataagaaatatttataattttactaaaattaatatgcaAGGAAAAGAAGAAATCGCTTTGTCCCTTTTTGATGAAAATCGAATGTCTTTTTCTGCAAATAATGAAcaacaaaatttattttttactattaatagtttatttaataaaaatgtaaaagattttaatctattttttaatattaatatagaaaaagcTGATGATATCTctttatacaaaattaaattatgtatattgcCGTTAATGCAAATAgccaaattattaaataaaattattaacaaaatagctataaaaaaaaaatttaatgatacaaaatatttaatcgatttaatttataaacttcaagaatatttaaataaagatgatattaataaaacagttttaacatatatacttaaaaatattactatcccattatttgattttatcaaaaattatatattccaTGGTAAAGTAAAAGACACATTTAgagaattttttattcatgaaaataaacatatcaCACCATtctataaacaaaataataaaatatattatatcaatcataatttttataaatatatttttaaaaaatatattgatttGTCTACAAATTATTGGGGTGctaaatatgttatattaaattcaaaagttcctaaatttttaaaatcaaTTGCTaatcaaatatttattactggaaaatatatagacgTATTACTAGCCTGTTCAACTAtacttaattttaatacaccattattttttgatttaaatttttcctATAATAATTGTAATGACTCTTCTTGTTCCTACATACCTGGTAAATTACTTCTTCTCAACTATGAAGACAAACCAAACACCTATTCctataataaatcaaaacaaaataatcaaGCTAATACATATACAGGAAGTATAATCAAATATGATCAATCTCAAAATAAAGTTACAGACGAATTTTCCTCAATAGAATCATATATaacttataaaaaacaaagaaaAACAAGTGCCACAGGATTTAGTATAAACCATTCAGAAAATCGATTTAAAGAAgaacataattattatgacAATCAAAACAAATTCAATAATCAATTTTTAATGgaacaaacaaataataatgaatgtTTTCTATTATATGATTCAGAACAAAAAACTTATGAAGAACTTATACATAATCAACATTTATATGCAtccaaaaaaatgtttgaattatatataaaaaatattgatataaaagaaaaaatacgacatcatttctttttttatttcttacaAATTAgtgattatttaaaatatttttatatactatCACATGACCATTTAGAAAAGTTATATaaccataaaaaaaataatgtactaactaaaatcaaaaatttttttgatatatctTTAAGGTCATCAGTTTtagataatttaaaatatagaaaagaTTATACTATTCATGTTTCcgatattttaaatattacaGACAATATTAATCTCATtattgatttaaaaaagttcTGTAAGTTTAATAAATCAACTCGAAATCATATTGGCTCTGGACATACCCATCGAAGAAGTAGTAATAATATGGACGACAGTAGtgataatagtaataataaaaaaaataaacatcaatcaaataataattatgataataatttccAATCACACACACAAATAAATGAACGATCAAAATCACCAATTAATATTCAAACAAATGTAAAtgtagaaatatataaaggtcttattttatcttatcataatatattcccatataatttaatatttaataatataactatatttaaatatacttTAATATTCcgtatattaaattattgtaaatatattgaacATAAGCTAACTGAAGTCTGGATAAATCATatgtttattaaaaatgtcgACATGACTAATGAGTGtagaaataatttaatgttATGTATACATACTAGAGAATCTATGATACATTTTATCAAATGCTATATTTATCATGTTCAGGATGATGTTATAAAATCAGAATACATGTCTATGAATgacaaattaaaagaaacttttatttttgacgatattatatatattcataataattatttaaataatatttttaaatattcttttattattaatcaaaatattattaattcaattttaaaaattatttccattgctcatatttttactagacatatattaaaattcagttttaataaaaatgaccCAGCTAGCGATATTACACGATCTAGACCTGAACGTGTTCAGAATAATTCAATCGATAAAGATTTAtcaaatcaaaaaaattttaatacaaataataaaacagataaaaataattatcaaaaaaaatttataaatgaaCTATTACGAGATAaagcatatatatctatgatacataatacaataaaacattatgataaacattttaaaaattttttccttCTTTTAACtgaatatgtaaataataatattgatgaCTATgctcataattttttaatcaaacttgattataatttttattacacaaataaatataaacaatccTTTCAAACTAATTCATCGAATTATCATacacaaaataatgtaGAATGGACACCTAATCAAAGTCAAGATCACCATcaatcaaaaaattatttattacaaaatCAAGACCCTCTCTCTATTAATACTgctaataatgaatatactGGAAAAATCAATTCCCCTGATTATCATTATGCAAATAATGCACATTTACATCGACAACATAAAGACACAAATATTAGCGAACACCCTGAACATGCTcgaaattataataactacacaaataataacaataacaATGACAATATTGATTGGCCAGTTATACCAGACATCTCTCCAACCTCAAATCATATGCCTATGCACACatcaaatgataatatgtTCCCTATGATGCATCATTCCGGAAACAACTATAATGAAAaccatttaaaatatgaaattaaCAGAAACAACTTTGCAAATATAAATCGTGATAACAACAATACATATAACCAAATTCCAAtacaacaaaataattataataaatcaaaattaattgataataatatcttaaatgaaaataactATACTACATTATATCCACAAAATAATCAACAAAATATTCCAATAACCCATGATAATTATGAACAtgcaataaataatttatcacCTAATAACATTAATTATGcaaaattgaaaaagtatactccatataataatagcaCTAATcaacaaattaataatataaatgtaagCAACATAGATTTGAACAGTATTGATAATAGTATGAATAACAGCAGAATGTTTAATCTTTAG
- a CDS encoding plasmoredoxin, putative — protein sequence MACKVDKAPEHPTQNEVPSQNYMNNLCYYKNNELKKIDSSYFQDKYLGLFFGASWCKYCVSFINNLNLFKTYFPFFEIIYIPFDQTYTDYINFLKNTNFYSLPFDNYLYIANKFKVKNLPSFIIIAPNNNILVRDGVQLIKTDNYINNFKSLIKNYTIHPKTFKSNNRFFDLFYN from the coding sequence atgGCATGTAAAGTTGATAAAGCTCCAGAGCATCCTACCCAAAATGAAGTACCCtcacaaaattatatgaacaatttatgttattacaaaaataatgaattaaaaaaaatagactcatcatattttcaagataaatatttaggattattttttggagCCTCATGGTGTAAATATTGTGtatcatttataaataatttaaatttatttaaaaccTACTTCCCTTTCTTTgaaatcatatatataccatTTGATCAAACATATACagattatattaattttttaaaaaatacaaatttttatagtttaccttttgataattatttatatatagctaataaatttaaagtCAAAAATTTACcatcttttattattatagcacccaataataatatccTTGTTAGGGATGGTGTGCAACTTATTAAAACCGACAACTACATAAATAACTTCAAAtcattgataaaaaattatacaataCACCCAAAAACATTCAAATCAAATAACAGATTTTTCGACTTATTCTACAATTAA
- a CDS encoding lipoamide acyltransferase component of branched-chain alpha-keto acid dehydrogenase complex, putative, translated as MMMQHCKKILREINSRNKINLGNSQRFINTSKPNLKIVRCKLFDIGEGISEVEITQWNKQEGDEVSEMESLLTVQSDKAAVDITSKYSGILVKKYANDKDMIKIGSYFCEIDTQDDVGEEEGEEVNEVKEEDGVDLENEGNFEKKASPTNVKASPGTKKKAQEYNLDINMIAKYFNKNNITIEDVELYHKVNKNVNEKMDIKDEVEIKGIKLAMCKSMSDSLSVPLFHLNEVYNVEKVVKIRKELKNKIAESDSGVNNITISSILIKLISNVLKEFPILNSKFNAKTNTYVVYNNHNICVAMDTSHGLLVPNIKNVEKKSIIDIQKDLTNLRNKAMEMKLSKDEIENGTITISNYGAIGGTFATPIIFDNQGCIIGISKIQNMISLKNGVNKISSLDDLEIANNMNLTYGADHRYIDGATLAQFSKKLKSVIENIDTIDPFSI; from the coding sequence ATGATGATGCAACattgcaaaaaaatattaagagAAATAAATTCAAGGAATAAGATAAACTTGGGGAATAGCCAAAGATTTATAAACACTAGTAAGcctaatttaaaaatagttaGGTGTAAACTATTTGATATTGGAGAAGGAATATCAGAGGTTGAAATTACACAATGGAATAAACAAGAGGGGGATGAAGTTTCTGAAATGGAAAGCCTGCTAACTGTTCAAAGTGATAAAGCTGCTGTAGATATAACTAGTAAATATAGTGGTATACTTGTTAAAAAGTATGCTAATGATAAGGACATGATAAAGATAGGTTCTTACTTTTGTGAGATTGACACACAAGATGATGTAGGCGAAGAAGAAGGGGAAGAAGTGAATGAAGTGAAAGAAGAGGATGGAGTAGATTTAGAAAATGAAGGAAATTTTGAAAAGAAAGCGAGTCCAACAAATGTTAAGGCTTCGCCAggtactaaaaaaaaagcacaAGAATATAACTTAGATATTAATATGATtgcaaaatattttaataaaaataatataactatTGAAGATGTTGAGTTATATCATaaggtaaataaaaatgtgaatgaaaaaatggaCATTAAGGATGAAGTAGAAATAAAAGGAATTAAACTTGCTATGTGTAAAAGTATGAGTGATTCTTTAAGTGTTcctttatttcatttaaatgaaGTATACAATGTTGAAAAGGTTGTTAAGATAAGAAAAGaacttaaaaataaaatagcaGAAAGTGATAGTggtgtaaataatataacaatttctagtatattaataaaattaatatcaaatgttttaaaagaaTTTCCAATATTAAATTCCAAATTTAATGCTAAAACAAATACTTATgtagtatataataatcataatatatgtgtagCTATGGATACATCTCATGGTTTATTAGTgccaaatataaaaaatgtagaaaaaaaaagtataattgATATACAAAAAGATTTAACAAATTTACGTAATAAAGCTATGGAAATGAAATTATCTAAAGACGAAATTGAAAATGGAACAATAACAATAAGTAATTATGGAGCTATTGGTGGAACATTTGCTACACctattatatttgataATCAAGGTTGTATTATTGGTATATCAAAGATTCAAAACATgatttcattaaaaaatggagttaataaaataagctCGTTGGATGATCTTGAAATTGCcaataatatgaatttaACATATGGAGCAGATCATAGATATATAGACGGAGCAACTTTAGCtcaattttcaaaaaaattaaaaagtgtAATTGAGAATATTGATACAATTGACCCATTTTCAATTTAA
- a CDS encoding IBR domain protein, putative, producing MIHLPKQKTDDGLDIQIELGPDKKLKVVKKNVANKNELPNQDNKLCNIIKGDHTISDESGMQLYLKYFKTNFEKFSQSNSYIVYNKKQIKEKLKEEINNIMSLLNIKYDYAYYIMKYYNFNSEPLIEDWFNDPTKVLRNTNLMHLTENELHENEDAPQVDPIKSCIIDNFEKNNDKNTKFTCPILLNECSIDDTYALDCGHRFSNKCWIGYLKTGIENDLDEHVIHKQCIHTECKYFVKKNDWKNLCDQNMYKQYKQLLLNVYIKKCYNLKNCPNDTCEYTIESMLLLKDTKNLNNNKYKNLNIICKCGYNFCFICSQPFHRPVRCSIIKTWNQLQTKGDQNIQWINANTKKCPNCDKPIEKTSGCMNIKCMCGFSFCWLCLKEWTSHKGGFYNCNKYLENPTKNATNKEDVEKDDKKKSHLEMNKYNHYKTRFDAQEQGEKFTINSQLYFLHNFCKNNNLDINKFKNFEDSLILIIKYRQLLKWSYALSYLSNWDNLDKKNMFEYYQGELERNLENLQQKIENINLTLIINNTNHKSLQEINELTKVNDVYFKNISTFIENNFSN from the coding sequence ATGATACATCTCCCAAAACAAAAAACAGACGATGGGCTAGACATACAAATAGAACTTGGCCCAGATAAAAAACTCAAggttgttaaaaaaaatgtagccaataaaaatgaattaccTAACCAAGATAATAAACTATGTAACATCATAAAAGGTGACCATACCATATCTGATGAATCTGGTAtgcaattatatttaaaatattttaaaacaaattttgaaaagttTTCACAAAGTAATtcatatattgtatataataaaaaacaaattaaagaaaaacttaaagaagaaataaataatattatgtctttactaaatattaaatatgattatgcatattatattatgaaatattacaattttaattctGAACCCTTAATTGAAGACTGGTTTAATGATCCTACAAAAGTTCTTAGAAACACAAATTTGATGCATCTAACTGAAAATGAACTAcatgaaaatgaagatgCACCACAAGTAGACCCCATTAAAAGCTGCATTATTGacaattttgaaaaaaataatgataaaaatacaaagtTTACTTGCCCAATATTACTGAATGAATGCTCTATAGATGATACATATGCATTAGATTGTGGTCATagattttcaaataaatgcTGGATAggatatttaaaaacagGAATTGAAAACGATTTAGATGAACATGTAATACATAAACAATGTATACATACagaatgtaaatattttgtaaaaaaaaatgattggaaaaatttatgtgatcaaaatatgtataaacaatataaacaattattactaaatgtttatattaaaaaatgttataatttaaaaaattgtccTAATGATACATGTGAATATACAATAGAATCAATGCTACTATTAAAGGATACGAAAAATctgaataataataaatataaaaatttaaatataatttgtaaATGCGGTTATAacttttgttttatatgctCACAACCATTTCATAGACCAGTTAGATGTTCAATAATTAAAACATGGAATCAATTGCAAACAAAAGGGGATCAAAATATCCAATGGATTAATGCTAATACAAAGAAATGCCCAAATTGTGATAAACCAATTGAAAAAACATCAGGATGCATGAATATTAAATGTATGTGTGGATTCAGTTTTTGTTGGCTTTGTCTCAAAGAATGGACTAGCCATAAAGGGGGATTCTACAACTGCAATAAATATCTAGAAAATCCAACCAAAAATGCTACCAACAAAGAAGACGTAGAAAAAgacgataaaaaaaagtcaCATCTAGAAATGAACAAGTACAATCATTACAAAACAAGGTTCGATGCACAAGAACAAGGagaaaaatttacaataaattcacaactatattttttacataatttttgtaaaaataataatttagatattaataaatttaaaaattttgaagaTTCTTTAATtctaataattaaatatagacaattattaaaatggtCTTATGCACtttcatatttatctaATTGGGATAActtagataaaaaaaatatgtttgaATATTATCAAGGAGAATTAGAAAGAAATCTAGAAAATTTAcaacaaaaaattgaaaatattaatctAACactaattattaataatacaaatcaTAAAAGTTTAcaagaaataaatgaacTAACAAAAGTAAACgatgtatattttaaaaatatttcaactTTTATTGAAAACAATTTCTCTAATTAG
- a CDS encoding phosphatidylethanolamine-binding protein, putative, whose protein sequence is MDFLGFAFLLCYLFSVSFVLTKIDVIQSGESEKVESDGKDYGRENCSSDDVKLLGKDFYGESCGGKNLLPRIEWIDNNNMTKSYIITLSSVSSSNIVYHLIAWNIPSYINTINSFSIFNETKSQVGLNTYNKKNYQGPCYTSINTEHTGCLKLSLYALNKETIGLSEDADSHELMSYLRTMSRKENIVIDAISLYSIFIPQKS, encoded by the exons ATGGATTTTTTAGGGTTTGCCTTTTTGTTGTGCTACCTCTTTAGTGTCTCTTTCGTTTTGACAAAAATCGACGTGATACAGTCAGGTGAGTCTGAAAAAGTGGAAAGCGATGGAAAAG ACTATGGAAGGGAGAACTGCTCCTCGGACGACGTTAAATTGTTGGGTAAAGATTTTTATGGAGAATCGTGTGGAggtaaaaatttattaccAAGGATAGAATGGAtagacaataataatatgacaaagtcttatattattacattaaGTAGTGTGAGTAGTTCAAATATAGTTTACCATCTTATAGCATGGAATATTccttcatatataaatacaataaataGTTTTTCTATTTTCAATGAAACAAAATCTCAAGTTGGtctaaatacatataataaaaaaaattatcaagGACCTTGTTATACATCAATAAATACAGAGCATACAGGATGTTTGAAATTGAGTTTGTACGCGTTAA ATAAGGAAACGATCGGATTGTCTGAAGATGCGGATTCCCATGAGTTGATGTCATACCTTAGGACAATGAGTAGAAAGGAAAACATAGTCATAGATGcaatatcattatattctatttttattcccCAAAAAAGTtga